Below is a window of Streptomyces genisteinicus DNA.
GGCGAACGGCGCCACCACGGCCCAGTCCACCGGGACCGCCGAGCCGGAGCGCACGGCGAGCGCGGCGAGCGAGTTCACCGAGATCACCAGCAGGCTGGTGCCCACCGCGGCCCGGATCTCGAAGGCCAGCACCGTCACCAGGGCGGGGACGGCGAGGAAGCCCCCGCCGACGCCGAGCAGCCCGGTGAGGGCGCCCAGTCCGGCGCCGGCGCCCGCAGCCCGTGCGGGCCGCACCGGGCCGAGGTCTCCGGCCGGAGCGGTCGCGGGAGCGGCGGCGGTGCGGAGCATCCCCGCCGCGGCCGCCGTGGCGACGGCGGCGAACGCCACCGTCAGCGCCGCCTGCGGCAGCCGGGCGGCCGCCGCGCCCGCGAGCGCCGCCGGCACCAGCCCGGCGGCGGCGAACGCGGCACCCGCCTTCCAGCGCACGGACCCGGCGCGGGCGTGCGCGAACAGGGCGGTCGCCGATGTTGCCGCGACGATCAGCAGGCTCGCGGTGGTGGCCGCGGCGGGGGTGAAACCGAGCAGGTAGACCAGGGCGGGGACCGCGAGGACACTGCCGCCCCCGCCCAGCGCGCCGAGCGCCAGCCCGACCACGCCGCCCGCGAGGAGGGCCGCCACCAGGGCCGTCACGCCGCACCCCCGGCGCGGACGCGGCAGCACCGCCCGCGCGGGACGGCGGCGTACCGCTGCCCCGTGCGGGGGAGGCGCCGGCTCCCGGTGCCTGCGCGGCGGCGGGGTACCTGCGTGACCCGGAGGGGGGTCGGGTCTCGGTGCATGCGATCACGTGCTTCTGTCTGCGGAGCGGGTGCCTGCTGAGCGGGTGGGGCGTCGGTGGGGCCCGGCCGTCAGGCGCCCCCGGTGACCGTCAGCCCCGCCGCGGCCGCGGCCTCGAACGCGTCGTCCACGGCGACGACCCGCCTGCCCGCCGCGTCCAGCAGCGACGCGGCGATCGCGGCCCGCATGCCGCCCGCGCAGTGCACCCACACCTCGCCGGCGGGCACCTCGCCGAGCCGGCCGTGCAGTGCGTGGACGGGGATGTGCACCGACCCGTCGACGTGGCCGCCCGCCCGCTCGGAGTCCCGGCGGACGTCGAGCACGACCGGGGAGCCGCCGTTCGCGCGGGCCGCCGCCAGGTCGGCGAAGGAGGCCCGGGGGAAGGAGGCGGGCTCCTCGCCC
It encodes the following:
- a CDS encoding sulfite exporter TauE/SafE family protein, translated to MTALVAALLAGGVVGLALGALGGGGSVLAVPALVYLLGFTPAAATTASLLIVAATSATALFAHARAGSVRWKAGAAFAAAGLVPAALAGAAAARLPQAALTVAFAAVATAAAAGMLRTAAAPATAPAGDLGPVRPARAAGAGAGLGALTGLLGVGGGFLAVPALVTVLAFEIRAAVGTSLLVISVNSLAALAVRSGSAVPVDWAVVAPFAAAAVLGAWDGRRLAAKVPGPLLRRLFGALLLAVAAFMVVDVLI